One segment of Nocardioides sp. QY071 DNA contains the following:
- a CDS encoding SWIM zinc finger family protein — protein sequence MRTTFTRQSQPTRGVRSWWGKAWQRAVEEAAYSEAELRRGRTHARRGDVGAISVEPGGLLAACRDGDDAWTVQVLLPVLEASARTALVEAVAAEAGRIAELLGGNLPHDLVEHAEEVGVELLPYGGELTATCTCPHYLDPCPHAIAVLIQAGWLVDTDPLVLLGLRGVERDDLLADLHARTAPAPGAPGHPPVSADLADDVELVVDAAARAQRLVALFEAGAELPDGLL from the coding sequence ATGCGCACCACGTTCACCCGGCAGAGTCAGCCCACGCGCGGCGTCCGCTCGTGGTGGGGCAAGGCCTGGCAGCGTGCGGTCGAGGAGGCGGCGTACTCCGAGGCGGAGCTGCGCCGTGGCCGCACCCACGCCCGCCGTGGCGACGTCGGCGCGATCAGCGTCGAGCCGGGCGGACTGCTCGCGGCCTGCCGTGACGGCGACGACGCCTGGACCGTCCAGGTCCTCCTTCCCGTGCTCGAGGCCTCCGCGCGCACCGCGCTCGTCGAGGCGGTCGCGGCCGAGGCCGGACGGATCGCGGAGCTGCTCGGCGGCAACCTGCCCCACGACCTCGTCGAGCACGCCGAGGAGGTCGGCGTCGAGCTGTTGCCGTACGGCGGCGAGCTGACCGCGACCTGCACCTGCCCCCACTACCTCGACCCCTGCCCGCACGCCATCGCGGTGCTGATCCAGGCGGGCTGGCTGGTCGACACCGACCCGCTGGTGCTCCTCGGGCTGCGTGGCGTGGAGCGCGACGACCTGCTCGCCGACCTGCACGCCCGGACCGCCCCGGCCCCTGGCGCCCCCGGACACCCGCCGGTGTCCGCCGACCTTGCCGACGACGTCGAGCTCGTCGTCGATGCCGCGGCCCGGGCCCAGCGGCTGGTCGCCCTCTTCGAGGCGGGGGCCGAGCTGCCCGACGGACTCCTCTGA